A portion of the Corynebacterium ammoniagenes DSM 20306 genome contains these proteins:
- a CDS encoding IclR family transcriptional regulator — protein MSKTQVPAARNTLRILALLSHIDVPISAARIRTELDLPRSTTYHLLAELETSGFVVHLPENQTYGLGLAAYSMASAYTTQQPLVRMAQKPLREAAALVQGSGHLARLSGAEILYLSEVRSAQAVSLITEVGVRLSAAHTASGRIMLAQLPVAEAKAALTNSGLKKSWREIRENLELFQRRGWAEEVEEVSRGQRSVAVAILDHLQRPAASLAVTYRADLEDAQNSVDGALGVLMKAAQSISARMYGTTTTVDDTGTSVVAGDAG, from the coding sequence GTGAGCAAAACTCAAGTACCAGCGGCGCGCAATACCCTGCGCATTTTGGCATTGCTATCACATATTGATGTGCCAATTTCTGCAGCACGCATCCGTACCGAATTGGACTTGCCCCGGTCAACGACCTATCACCTGCTCGCCGAGCTAGAAACATCCGGATTCGTCGTCCACCTGCCTGAAAACCAGACCTACGGTTTGGGTTTGGCTGCGTACTCGATGGCTTCGGCGTATACCACCCAGCAGCCGCTAGTGCGGATGGCGCAAAAGCCGCTGCGCGAAGCGGCAGCGCTAGTACAGGGTTCTGGACACTTGGCGCGGCTGTCCGGTGCAGAAATTTTATATCTCAGTGAGGTCCGTTCCGCGCAAGCCGTGAGTTTGATTACTGAAGTAGGAGTGCGCCTATCCGCTGCGCACACGGCTTCGGGGCGCATCATGCTGGCACAGTTGCCGGTGGCCGAGGCTAAAGCTGCCTTAACAAACAGTGGTCTTAAGAAATCGTGGCGGGAGATTCGCGAGAATCTCGAGCTATTTCAGCGCCGCGGTTGGGCTGAGGAGGTTGAAGAAGTATCACGTGGTCAGCGCTCCGTAGCGGTGGCAATACTGGATCATCTGCAGCGGCCCGCGGCGTCGCTCGCGGTAACTTACCGCGCGGATTTAGAAGATGCTCAAAATTCCGTCGATGGCGCGCTGGGTGTGCTGATGAAAGCGGCGCAGTCCATCTCCGCGCGGATGTATGGAACCACCACTACTGTCGACGACACTGGCACCAGTGTCGTCGCTGGCGATGCAGGATAA
- the hutG gene encoding formimidoylglutamase produces the protein MNTEHGPLYTPAEPWSGRDDGPGPEHARWHSVITPLEDESPAGIVVLGFASDEGVERNGGRQGSAAGPAALRQALGGLAVHEPLALYDAGTVTTQGDDLEGGHDELSARVQALVEVGHLTIILGGGHETAFGSHRGLFAAAGPAQIINLDAHFDLRSESRATSGTPFLQISELVGQQNFDYSVLGISQPNNTTVLFDTARELGVTIHLDEQLAQLSINEATQLATQLVEESAHDHLHLSIDMDVLPGDQAPGVSAPASLGVSFDRIRAIAVALAATGKLALVDIVEINPRFDLDNRTAKLGARLINDIAVAHAQARGHN, from the coding sequence ATGAACACCGAACACGGACCGCTTTATACACCAGCTGAACCTTGGTCAGGCCGTGATGATGGCCCAGGACCAGAGCACGCTCGATGGCATAGCGTCATTACTCCTCTCGAGGATGAATCGCCTGCCGGCATTGTGGTGTTAGGTTTTGCCTCCGATGAAGGAGTTGAGCGCAACGGTGGCCGCCAAGGTTCGGCGGCGGGGCCCGCGGCTTTGCGCCAAGCGCTCGGGGGTTTAGCTGTTCATGAGCCACTTGCTCTATACGATGCCGGCACGGTAACCACCCAGGGCGACGATCTTGAAGGCGGACACGATGAATTATCCGCACGCGTGCAGGCTTTGGTCGAGGTCGGGCACCTAACCATTATTCTCGGCGGCGGACACGAAACCGCTTTCGGTTCTCACCGCGGGCTTTTCGCAGCTGCAGGACCTGCGCAGATCATCAACCTCGATGCCCACTTCGACCTACGCAGCGAATCCCGCGCCACCTCGGGCACGCCATTTTTGCAAATCTCCGAGTTGGTTGGCCAGCAAAATTTTGATTATTCCGTACTCGGTATTTCCCAGCCCAATAACACCACGGTACTTTTTGATACCGCACGTGAGCTCGGAGTTACCATCCATCTCGATGAGCAGCTGGCACAGCTCAGCATCAATGAGGCAACACAACTTGCCACCCAGCTGGTCGAAGAGTCTGCTCACGACCACCTGCATCTGTCCATTGACATGGACGTCTTACCAGGCGACCAAGCACCCGGGGTATCTGCCCCGGCATCGCTGGGTGTGAGCTTTGATCGCATTCGCGCTATCGCTGTTGCTCTCGCCGCGACCGGCAAATTGGCTCTAGTCGATATTGTAGAAATCAATCCGCGCTTTGATCTCGACAACCGCACGGCCAAGTTGGGCGCGCGGTTGATCAATGACATTGCTGTGGCGCACGCGCAAGCACGTGGCCACAACTAG